In Geminocystis sp. NIES-3709, a single genomic region encodes these proteins:
- a CDS encoding methyl-accepting chemotaxis protein: MSILQSKKLQTRILLGYTLPLGLLTLFAVIMGVAVKNTNDLSMEVERSNHVIDNIRDSVIHTSRIVRSVRGAALFPKEDVYVESYNTGVERLEETLTKMNNGDIKDPQQKENWQKLVKEIEMKQAESQEIMNLMKVGKVNEALPKIRELEMTSFDKVKDAMLQRETEIIEGFNSKEEFVLKLTMILILVGLFVGIAVTLFFGNMIAKAITEEVKTAVNDITASSNEIAATMEQQERTANLQAASVNETTTTMDELRASSHQSEEQAEAAAQAAQEVLQLADNGNQSVEETVATMIDLKNKVAAIADQIVRLSEQTNQIGNISSLVSDLSQQTNMLALNASVEAVRAGEHGKGFAVVAEEIRKLADQSRQSASNIGGLVSDIQNAINTTVMVTDEGTKTVNAGMNITERTANAFSGVLESINNVAMNNQQIVLNIRQQGKAVQQVLEAMDSINQGAQENAAGLSQVKVGTQQLSHTAKQLSSIV, encoded by the coding sequence ATGAGTATTTTACAATCCAAAAAATTACAAACTCGCATTTTGCTGGGCTACACTTTGCCTTTGGGTTTATTAACTTTATTTGCTGTGATCATGGGAGTTGCTGTCAAGAATACCAATGATCTCTCTATGGAGGTAGAAAGATCAAATCATGTTATTGATAATATCAGAGATTCTGTTATCCACACCTCTCGTATTGTTCGTAGTGTTCGGGGTGCTGCCTTATTTCCGAAAGAAGATGTTTATGTAGAATCTTACAATACAGGAGTAGAAAGATTAGAAGAAACCCTAACTAAAATGAACAATGGAGATATAAAAGATCCTCAACAAAAAGAAAACTGGCAAAAACTAGTCAAAGAAATTGAGATGAAACAAGCAGAAAGTCAGGAGATTATGAACCTGATGAAAGTGGGAAAAGTTAATGAGGCTTTACCTAAAATTCGTGAGTTAGAAATGACAAGTTTTGATAAAGTAAAAGATGCAATGTTGCAACGTGAAACAGAAATTATTGAGGGATTTAACAGTAAAGAAGAATTTGTTTTAAAATTAACGATGATTTTAATTCTTGTCGGTTTATTCGTTGGTATTGCTGTTACATTATTTTTTGGTAATATGATCGCTAAAGCTATTACGGAGGAAGTAAAAACTGCTGTTAATGATATTACTGCTTCTTCCAACGAAATTGCGGCAACCATGGAACAACAAGAGCGTACAGCAAATCTACAAGCGGCTTCTGTTAATGAAACTACAACTACCATGGATGAGTTACGCGCTTCCTCTCACCAATCAGAAGAACAAGCCGAAGCGGCGGCTCAAGCGGCTCAAGAAGTTTTACAATTAGCTGACAATGGTAATCAATCTGTAGAAGAAACTGTTGCTACCATGATTGATTTGAAAAACAAAGTAGCTGCGATCGCCGATCAAATTGTCAGATTATCAGAACAAACTAACCAAATTGGTAATATTTCATCTTTAGTTAGTGATTTATCTCAACAAACGAATATGTTAGCTTTGAATGCTTCTGTAGAGGCGGTAAGAGCAGGAGAACATGGAAAAGGTTTTGCTGTAGTTGCGGAAGAAATTCGTAAATTAGCTGATCAAAGTCGTCAATCGGCTTCTAATATTGGTGGTTTAGTTTCCGATATTCAAAATGCGATTAATACTACTGTAATGGTGACGGATGAAGGAACAAAAACTGTTAATGCAGGGATGAATATTACAGAGCGTACGGCGAATGCTTTTTCTGGAGTATTAGAATCTATTAACAATGTAGCAATGAATAATCAACAAATTGTTCTCAATATTCGTCAACAAGGTAAAGCAGTACAACAAGTTCTCGAAGCGATGGATAGTATCAATCAAGGTGCACAAGAAAATGCGGCCGGTTTAAGTCAAGTTAAAGTTGGTACACAACAGTTAAGCCATACGGCAAAACAGTTAAGCTCGATCGTGTAA
- the cheB gene encoding chemotaxis-specific protein-glutamate methyltransferase CheB, translated as MTIKVLLVEDSPVAVTILKRMINSANDMSLVGTARTGVEALELIPKVKPDVICTDLMMPKMNGLELTRAIMASNPKPILVISACVQDEDKNNVFQLLDAGAVDVFPKPRTGNIEDYELITEKLLTKIRVLSGVKVFTKRSKNTSPILTNNGIPVKTNLENTNTTSSSFVKGIKVVAIASSTGGPQAFQEVLSQFPANFPVPILCVQHISSGFLDGFINWLKQYCNLPVVVARTGEIPQKSNIYFPPERQHLQLDAQGRFYCVEGVAVDGHCPSATVLFQNVARYYGSASLGVLMTGMGRDGALGLLTLKQKGAYTIAQDEATSVVFGMPQEAIRLGASKIVLPLPNIAGKIMELIS; from the coding sequence ATGACAATCAAAGTGCTATTAGTAGAAGATTCACCCGTGGCGGTAACAATCTTAAAAAGAATGATTAATAGTGCTAATGATATGTCTTTAGTTGGCACTGCAAGAACAGGAGTTGAGGCATTAGAATTAATCCCTAAAGTTAAGCCAGACGTCATTTGTACTGATTTAATGATGCCAAAAATGAACGGTTTAGAGTTAACCAGAGCGATTATGGCATCTAACCCAAAACCAATTTTAGTAATAAGTGCCTGTGTACAAGATGAAGATAAAAATAATGTTTTTCAACTTCTCGATGCTGGGGCAGTAGATGTTTTTCCTAAACCCCGCACCGGAAATATTGAAGATTATGAGTTGATTACAGAAAAACTGTTAACAAAAATTAGAGTATTATCTGGGGTAAAAGTTTTTACAAAACGCAGTAAAAATACTAGCCCGATTTTAACTAATAATGGCATTCCTGTTAAAACTAATCTTGAGAACACGAATACCACTTCTTCTTCCTTTGTTAAAGGCATTAAAGTAGTTGCGATCGCTTCTTCTACTGGTGGCCCTCAAGCATTCCAAGAAGTATTAAGTCAATTTCCTGCTAATTTTCCCGTACCTATTCTATGTGTACAGCATATCAGCAGTGGATTTTTAGATGGTTTCATCAACTGGTTAAAACAATACTGTAACCTACCTGTTGTAGTAGCAAGAACAGGAGAAATACCCCAAAAAAGCAATATTTACTTTCCTCCTGAAAGACAGCATCTTCAACTAGATGCTCAAGGAAGATTCTACTGCGTGGAAGGTGTTGCTGTTGATGGTCATTGTCCTTCTGCTACCGTTTTATTTCAAAATGTCGCTCGTTATTACGGTTCGGCGAGTTTAGGAGTTTTAATGACGGGAATGGGGAGAGATGGCGCTTTAGGACTTTTAACATTGAAACAAAAAGGAGCTTATACCATTGCCCAAGATGAAGCCACTAGCGTTGTGTTTGGAATGCCTCAAGAAGCAATTCGATTAGGTGCTAGTAAAATTGTGTTGCCTTTACCTAATATTGCAGGCAAAATTATGGAACTCATCAGCTAG
- a CDS encoding protein-glutamate O-methyltransferase CheR: MITETISSSLREEFVELIAKQTGIEIRSQNYGSMGDNILSRVQELKLSSPQTYYNLLLNSEGEEEWQKFVCLTTNKESYFFRDKGQFSLLRNTLLPELIRRNQRTKSLRICSAGCSTGQEPYSIAILLKELIPDLASWNVVILGIDINRESLAQGKKAVYNTWSFRQVEEDIKTRYFKNSAGYYQLNDEIRQLVKFHQINLARDIMPRLDSDLHDMDLIICRNVFIYFTESAIAHVIEKFFNTLKPNGYLMTGHAELTNNHVKAFQAKLFTESVVYQRRSGEFAHAQPSSSQSFKPTSFDLGVITTQQKQNKIVSTSIKPITPSRSKNIIKSTIIEEVKQKSSNKDEILLTEVKQLFKTKSYHLAQKKLEQILQEFPKNFQGTYLMAELQANLGEYELAKKWCNKAIELNSFNPNPYHILANIAEEQGNLEGAKKALKQVIYLEPNAVSAYVNLANLYQLEGDLKRANKMQQSALKILQTLPTNTSILELGNISAQDLTIQLQQSLSG; the protein is encoded by the coding sequence ATGATTACGGAAACCATATCATCTTCTTTAAGAGAGGAATTTGTTGAACTGATAGCTAAACAAACGGGTATCGAAATCCGATCTCAAAATTATGGTTCTATGGGAGATAATATTTTAAGTCGAGTTCAAGAGTTAAAACTATCATCACCTCAAACTTACTATAATCTCTTACTAAATTCGGAAGGCGAAGAAGAATGGCAAAAATTTGTTTGTTTAACCACTAATAAAGAAAGCTATTTTTTTCGAGATAAGGGACAATTTTCTTTACTGCGCAACACTCTTTTACCAGAATTGATTCGACGAAATCAACGCACAAAATCTCTGAGAATTTGTAGTGCTGGATGTTCTACAGGACAAGAACCTTATTCCATTGCAATTTTACTTAAAGAGTTAATCCCTGATTTAGCTTCATGGAATGTAGTAATTTTAGGTATTGACATTAACAGAGAATCTCTTGCTCAAGGCAAAAAAGCTGTTTATAATACATGGTCATTTCGTCAAGTAGAAGAAGATATAAAAACTCGTTATTTTAAAAATTCGGCAGGTTATTATCAACTTAATGACGAGATTCGACAGTTAGTAAAATTTCACCAAATTAACCTTGCAAGAGATATAATGCCCCGTCTTGACTCAGATTTGCATGATATGGATTTGATTATCTGTCGTAATGTTTTTATCTATTTTACTGAAAGTGCGATCGCCCATGTTATTGAAAAATTTTTTAACACTTTGAAGCCTAACGGTTACTTAATGACAGGTCATGCAGAATTGACAAATAATCATGTTAAAGCATTTCAAGCTAAACTTTTTACGGAATCAGTGGTTTATCAACGGCGTAGTGGAGAATTTGCCCATGCACAACCTTCTTCTAGTCAATCTTTTAAACCTACATCTTTTGATTTAGGAGTCATTACCACGCAACAAAAACAAAATAAGATCGTTTCTACTTCTATTAAACCGATTACACCTAGTCGATCGAAAAATATCATTAAATCAACAATAATTGAAGAAGTCAAACAAAAATCCTCAAATAAGGATGAAATTTTATTAACAGAAGTAAAACAACTATTTAAAACGAAATCTTATCATTTAGCCCAAAAGAAATTAGAGCAAATATTACAAGAATTTCCTAAAAATTTTCAAGGTACTTATTTAATGGCAGAATTACAGGCAAATTTAGGGGAATATGAGTTAGCAAAAAAATGGTGTAACAAGGCGATCGAGCTTAATAGTTTTAACCCTAATCCCTATCATATATTAGCGAATATTGCTGAGGAACAAGGAAATTTAGAAGGAGCGAAAAAAGCCTTAAAACAAGTCATTTATCTTGAACCTAATGCCGTATCAGCTTACGTTAATTTAGCTAATTTATATCAGCTAGAAGGAGACTTAAAAAGAGCAAATAAAATGCAACAATCAGCTCTTAAAATTTTACAAACTTTACCTACAAATACCTCAATTTTAGAATTAGGTAATATTTCTGCACAAGATTTAACTATTCAATTACAGCAATCATTATCAGGATAA
- a CDS encoding chemotaxis protein CheW: MGYYLTFTYNNLFYGVTAETVQEVFFLPELKPIPEAPKDVIGAVNVRGNITPIMDLNLRFGYEQIDYNLNDSIVILQWQELRLGILTNQIHEVKFIDEQTITNDLSYDHDSLEIPEEKFIKGFVQEEETLLLLLNVETLLRYREAQEFSLDLDFLDLVSPKETLTNSEQLEREKEEINTIKKTIFFPQATDYERKILQKRANNLRDSIQLKDFTGFKPISIFTLNQEYFGVELSLVQEFIKFNHITLIPCTPNFILGNINLRGEIITLIDIRGSFNLSKSSLKKENQAIIVNVEGVVVGLLVDTINDIFMLNPQELMSCDNLETEVNKHYLSGIIPYQEKMLGLIDLTEIILGGSLLIDEAV; this comes from the coding sequence ATGGGTTATTATCTTACTTTTACTTACAATAATTTATTTTATGGCGTAACGGCAGAAACAGTACAAGAAGTATTTTTTCTTCCTGAATTAAAACCTATTCCTGAAGCTCCAAAAGATGTAATTGGGGCGGTTAATGTGAGGGGTAATATCACACCTATTATGGATCTTAATTTACGCTTTGGTTATGAGCAAATAGACTATAATCTGAATGATAGTATTGTCATTCTTCAATGGCAAGAATTAAGATTAGGTATTCTGACAAATCAAATTCATGAAGTTAAATTTATTGATGAACAAACAATCACAAATGATTTATCTTATGATCATGATTCCCTAGAAATTCCTGAAGAAAAATTCATTAAAGGGTTTGTTCAAGAAGAAGAAACTTTATTATTATTGCTTAATGTAGAAACTTTATTACGGTATCGTGAAGCACAAGAATTTTCTCTCGATTTAGATTTTTTAGATTTAGTATCTCCTAAAGAAACTTTAACAAATAGTGAACAATTAGAGAGAGAAAAAGAAGAGATAAATACCATAAAAAAAACAATCTTTTTTCCTCAAGCTACTGACTATGAAAGAAAAATATTGCAAAAAAGAGCTAATAATTTACGAGATTCTATTCAATTAAAAGATTTTACTGGTTTTAAACCAATTTCTATTTTTACTCTAAATCAAGAATATTTTGGTGTTGAATTATCTTTAGTTCAAGAATTTATTAAATTTAACCACATAACACTCATTCCTTGTACTCCTAATTTTATTCTTGGCAATATTAATTTACGGGGAGAAATTATTACGTTAATTGATATTAGAGGTTCATTTAATCTATCTAAATCAAGTCTTAAAAAAGAAAATCAAGCTATTATTGTTAATGTTGAAGGAGTTGTCGTAGGGCTTTTAGTTGATACAATCAATGATATTTTTATGCTCAATCCTCAAGAGTTAATGTCCTGTGATAACTTAGAAACTGAAGTTAATAAACATTATTTGTCAGGGATAATTCCTTATCAAGAAAAAATGTTAGGACTCATTGATTTAACGGAAATTATTTTAGGGGGAAGTTTATTAATTGATGAGGCGGTATAA
- the sat gene encoding sulfate adenylyltransferase: MSKTIETIAPHGGHLVNRIATIAERDEFMAQANKLPRVQLDDRATSDLVMIAIGGFSPLNGFMGQDDYERVVEEMRLMNGLPWSVPVTLSVTEEVAEPLKEGGWVRLDDPHGRFVGVLELTQKYRYNKVHEAVNVYKTDEEAHPGVKVVYQQGEINLAGPIWLVQRDAHPHFPNYQLDPAESRKMFVDRGWKTVVGFQTRNPIHRAHEYIIKCALEIVDGLFLHPLVGATKSDDIPADVRMRCYEIMVDNYFPQNRVILAINPSAMRYAGPREAIFHALIRKNYGCTHFIVGRDHAGVGDYYGTYDAQFIFGEFKPEELGITPMMFEHAFYCTVTDQMATSKTSPATKEQRIHLSGTKVREMLRRGELPPPEFSRPKVAAELARAMHQ; this comes from the coding sequence ATGAGTAAAACTATAGAGACGATCGCACCTCATGGAGGGCATTTAGTTAATCGTATTGCTACCATTGCCGAACGAGATGAGTTTATGGCACAAGCAAATAAATTACCGAGAGTACAATTAGACGATCGAGCTACTTCCGATTTAGTCATGATTGCTATTGGTGGTTTTAGTCCTTTGAATGGCTTTATGGGACAAGACGACTATGAAAGAGTAGTAGAAGAAATGCGACTAATGAACGGTTTACCTTGGTCTGTACCCGTCACCCTATCCGTCACAGAAGAAGTAGCGGAACCCCTCAAAGAAGGTGGTTGGGTTCGTTTAGATGATCCTCATGGTAGATTTGTTGGTGTCCTCGAATTAACTCAAAAGTATCGTTATAACAAAGTTCACGAAGCAGTTAACGTTTATAAAACCGATGAAGAAGCCCACCCCGGCGTAAAAGTAGTATATCAACAGGGAGAAATAAACCTCGCCGGCCCTATTTGGTTAGTACAAAGAGATGCTCACCCTCACTTTCCCAATTATCAACTTGATCCTGCGGAGTCTCGCAAAATGTTTGTCGATCGAGGTTGGAAGACAGTTGTAGGATTTCAGACTCGTAACCCCATTCATCGCGCCCATGAATATATTATCAAATGTGCTTTAGAAATTGTTGATGGTTTATTCCTACATCCCCTCGTAGGTGCAACTAAAAGTGATGATATTCCTGCTGATGTGCGGATGCGGTGTTATGAAATTATGGTTGATAACTACTTTCCTCAAAATAGAGTAATCCTTGCTATTAACCCTTCTGCTATGCGTTATGCTGGCCCCAGAGAAGCAATTTTCCATGCCTTAATTCGTAAAAATTATGGGTGTACTCATTTTATCGTAGGTAGAGATCATGCAGGAGTAGGTGACTATTATGGTACTTATGATGCACAATTTATTTTCGGAGAGTTCAAACCCGAAGAATTAGGTATTACACCAATGATGTTCGAGCACGCTTTTTATTGTACCGTTACGGATCAAATGGCAACCTCAAAAACCAGTCCAGCCACTAAAGAACAACGGATACACCTCTCAGGTACTAAAGTTCGAGAAATGCTACGCCGTGGAGAATTACCCCCTCCCGAATTTTCTCGTCCTAAAGTTGCCGCCGAATTAGCGCGTGCGATGCACCAATAG
- the uvrB gene encoding excinuclease ABC subunit UvrB, which translates to MFTLQAPFKPTGDQPKAIEGLVQSLRSGHRFQTLLGATGTGKTYTIACTIEQWQKPTLVLAHNKTLAAQLCNELRQFFPHNAVEYFVSYYDYYQPEAYIPVTDTYIEKSSSINDEIDMFRHSATRSLFERKDVIVVASISCIYGLGMPVEYLKAAIPLEVNQEYDPRQLIRDLVNVQYTRNDVELSRATFRLKGDVLEIVPAYEDRVIRVEFFGDEIESISFLEPVTGELLEELERINIYPAKHFVTPKDQLENAIEQIKEELEQRLTFLEKEGKLVEAQRLKQKTNYDLEMLKEVGYCNGVENYSRHLTGRKSGQPPDCLVDYFPKDWLLIVDESHVTVPQIRGMYNGDQARKQVLVDHGFRLPSAKDNRPLKADEFWHKVQTCIFVSATPSNWEIEQSNNQIVEQIIRPTGILDPQIFVRPSEGQVDDLLTEIKERIAKKERVLITTLTKRMSEDLTEYLQEREINVQYLHSEIQSIERIEILQSLRAGDFDVLIGVNLLREGLDLPEVSLVVILDADKEGFLRSEKSLIQTIGRAARHVNGEAILYADNFTQSMEKAINETNRRREIQLKYNQENNIIPKSISKKSSNSILEFLDISRKLNNKELEEVYAHLDEIGLDQIPILITQFEEKMKQAAKDLEFEKAAEYRDKIKHLRSKSTSISRES; encoded by the coding sequence ATGTTTACCTTACAAGCTCCTTTTAAACCCACTGGAGATCAACCAAAAGCGATCGAAGGTTTGGTACAATCATTACGATCGGGACATCGTTTTCAAACCTTACTCGGTGCAACAGGTACTGGTAAAACTTATACTATTGCTTGTACGATCGAGCAGTGGCAAAAACCGACTTTAGTCTTAGCTCATAATAAAACTCTGGCAGCGCAACTATGCAACGAATTACGACAATTTTTTCCTCATAATGCCGTAGAATATTTTGTTAGTTACTATGACTATTATCAACCAGAGGCCTATATCCCCGTAACAGACACCTACATCGAGAAAAGTTCTTCTATTAACGATGAAATTGATATGTTTCGGCACTCTGCAACTCGATCGCTTTTTGAAAGAAAAGATGTTATTGTAGTAGCTTCGATCAGTTGTATTTATGGTTTAGGAATGCCTGTAGAATACCTAAAAGCCGCTATTCCTTTAGAAGTCAATCAAGAATATGATCCTCGTCAACTTATCCGAGATTTAGTAAATGTACAATACACTCGCAATGATGTTGAGTTGTCTCGTGCTACTTTTCGCCTAAAAGGAGATGTCTTAGAAATTGTTCCAGCCTATGAAGATAGGGTTATTAGAGTCGAGTTTTTTGGAGATGAAATCGAGTCTATTTCTTTTTTAGAACCAGTTACGGGCGAATTATTAGAAGAATTAGAGCGAATTAATATTTATCCTGCCAAGCACTTTGTAACACCAAAAGACCAATTAGAAAATGCGATCGAGCAAATCAAAGAAGAATTAGAACAAAGATTAACATTTTTAGAAAAAGAAGGAAAATTAGTTGAAGCTCAAAGATTAAAACAAAAAACAAACTATGATTTAGAGATGTTAAAAGAGGTGGGATATTGTAACGGAGTTGAAAATTATTCAAGGCATTTAACAGGTAGAAAATCAGGACAACCACCCGATTGTTTAGTTGACTATTTTCCCAAAGATTGGCTTTTAATAGTAGATGAATCTCATGTTACTGTACCTCAAATTAGAGGTATGTATAATGGTGATCAAGCACGGAAACAAGTATTAGTTGATCATGGTTTTCGTTTGCCTAGTGCTAAAGATAATAGACCATTAAAAGCAGATGAATTTTGGCATAAAGTACAAACCTGTATTTTCGTTTCTGCTACTCCTAGTAATTGGGAAATTGAACAATCAAATAATCAAATTGTTGAGCAAATTATTCGCCCTACAGGAATTTTAGATCCACAAATTTTTGTAAGACCTAGCGAGGGACAAGTAGATGACTTATTGACAGAAATTAAAGAGAGAATAGCCAAAAAAGAGAGAGTTTTAATTACTACTTTAACTAAGAGGATGTCAGAAGATTTGACAGAATACTTACAAGAACGAGAGATAAATGTACAATATTTACATTCAGAGATTCAGTCGATCGAGCGAATAGAGATTTTACAAAGTTTAAGAGCTGGAGATTTTGATGTTTTAATTGGAGTTAACTTATTAAGAGAAGGTTTAGACTTACCAGAAGTATCATTAGTGGTAATTTTAGACGCAGATAAAGAAGGATTTTTACGATCTGAAAAATCTTTAATTCAAACCATCGGAAGGGCGGCTCGTCATGTTAATGGAGAAGCAATTTTATACGCTGATAACTTTACACAAAGCATGGAAAAAGCCATTAATGAAACAAATCGTCGTCGAGAAATTCAACTTAAATATAATCAAGAAAATAATATTATTCCTAAATCTATAAGTAAAAAATCTAGTAACTCCATTTTGGAATTTTTAGACATATCAAGAAAATTAAATAATAAAGAATTAGAAGAAGTTTATGCTCATCTTGATGAAATTGGATTAGATCAAATACCTATTTTAATTACACAATTTGAAGAAAAAATGAAACAGGCAGCAAAAGATTTAGAATTTGAAAAAGCCGCCGAATATCGAGACAAAATTAAACATTTACGATCGAAAAGCACAAGTATTTCAAGAGAATCATAA
- a CDS encoding cupin domain-containing protein — translation MILKIKAWSIGLVLVATLGVVFLFQNLGFSANPTIHSIENIPMPKVEEPLRILTPANEIFNIASCKVNDLGFTIAEALIPPGAGPIPHVHYYIDEWFWTPKAGIELFHSTRQYPTIEEIPIIGGAGRADMYSIISQANQIIYSPNFYVHGFVNPTTETLPITFVWLKNDLAPAFPHDDGGMRDFFTEVGEKITDLNNLPQLNDKNKNAVVTEAPKYGMNQSSYFMQYVNSIDNKFPSELAKMQNDEDLKRVIEAVEAFNSGDKSVSCS, via the coding sequence ATGATACTCAAAATTAAGGCTTGGAGTATTGGGCTTGTGTTGGTAGCTACCCTCGGAGTTGTATTTTTATTTCAAAATTTGGGCTTTTCAGCGAATCCTACCATTCATTCGATCGAAAATATCCCTATGCCTAAAGTAGAAGAACCTTTAAGGATTCTAACCCCTGCTAATGAAATTTTCAATATTGCTTCTTGTAAGGTTAATGACTTAGGTTTTACGATCGCCGAAGCCTTGATTCCACCGGGGGCAGGGCCGATACCCCATGTTCATTATTACATTGATGAGTGGTTTTGGACACCTAAAGCTGGAATTGAATTATTTCACAGTACGAGACAATACCCGACTATAGAAGAAATACCTATTATTGGAGGTGCTGGAAGGGCAGATATGTATAGTATTATCTCCCAAGCCAATCAAATTATTTATTCTCCCAATTTTTATGTACACGGATTTGTTAATCCTACTACGGAAACTTTACCTATTACTTTTGTCTGGTTAAAAAATGATTTAGCACCAGCGTTTCCTCACGATGACGGCGGAATGCGAGACTTTTTTACAGAAGTTGGGGAAAAAATTACTGACTTAAATAATTTACCTCAGTTGAACGATAAAAATAAAAATGCTGTTGTTACCGAAGCTCCGAAATATGGCATGAATCAAAGTAGTTATTTTATGCAATATGTGAATTCTATTGATAATAAGTTTCCCTCAGAATTGGCGAAAATGCAGAATGATGAAGATTTAAAAAGAGTCATTGAAGCGGTGGAAGCCTTTAATAGTGGCGATAAATCTGTCAGTTGCTCATAA
- a CDS encoding TRAP transporter substrate-binding protein yields the protein MSYSRRKFLLLAGATSLSTIVANKLLAQGIPQEILNQVLPLPGKYGENYGKAKIRAFHLHNQPKTSPLHQTLEEMWLEVFKQSDGELFISPIPEDAHIPAGDPQAVHFITNGRFEVVSVAAPILDKLSPDAIAIQNLPFIYKSADEVFDVIDKPLFAEALNNSVAQYNLIYLPNGTFDNGIRNVTSVASKPINKVEDFKDLIIRIPPSNDIAMTMKALGAIPQQFTMNQVFEVLKNRTVEAQENPMSVAKGFKLYEVTKYLNLTGHAWSGYNTFFNTTFWNSLSPTTQNIIKEVLPVYQLKQRKAQAEYNQQAFKELTEDKGMIALTPDTSEVPKKLIPIYQSIYNRLNPSARSLVKDLLEAKTGVKFD from the coding sequence ATGTCTTATTCTCGCCGAAAATTTCTCTTGTTGGCTGGTGCAACTTCCTTGAGTACGATCGTAGCTAACAAATTACTAGCCCAAGGCATACCCCAAGAAATTTTAAATCAAGTTTTACCCTTACCGGGTAAATATGGGGAAAACTACGGTAAAGCCAAAATCAGGGCTTTTCATCTTCATAATCAACCCAAAACTAGCCCCCTTCATCAAACTTTAGAAGAAATGTGGTTAGAGGTTTTTAAACAAAGCGACGGGGAATTATTTATTTCTCCTATCCCCGAAGATGCTCATATCCCCGCAGGTGATCCTCAAGCAGTACATTTTATTACGAATGGTCGTTTTGAGGTTGTCAGTGTTGCTGCCCCTATTCTCGATAAACTCTCCCCAGATGCGATCGCAATTCAAAATCTTCCTTTTATTTATAAATCTGCGGATGAGGTTTTCGATGTTATTGATAAGCCTTTATTTGCGGAAGCATTAAATAATTCCGTTGCTCAATATAATCTTATCTATTTGCCTAACGGCACTTTTGATAATGGTATTCGCAATGTTACTTCCGTTGCCAGTAAACCTATCAATAAGGTAGAAGATTTTAAAGATTTAATCATTCGCATTCCTCCTTCTAATGATATAGCAATGACGATGAAAGCCTTGGGGGCAATTCCTCAACAATTCACCATGAATCAGGTTTTTGAAGTGCTTAAAAATCGCACTGTAGAAGCTCAAGAAAATCCCATGTCTGTGGCTAAGGGTTTTAAGTTATACGAAGTTACTAAATATTTAAACTTAACTGGTCACGCTTGGTCTGGTTATAACACATTTTTTAACACTACTTTTTGGAATAGTCTTTCTCCGACAACCCAAAATATTATTAAAGAGGTTTTACCAGTCTATCAACTCAAACAACGCAAGGCTCAAGCTGAATATAATCAACAAGCCTTTAAGGAATTAACGGAAGATAAAGGTATGATTGCTCTTACTCCCGATACTTCTGAAGTTCCTAAGAAATTAATCCCTATTTATCAGTCTATATATAATAGATTAAACCCTTCGGCTCGATCGTTGGTTAAAGATTTATTGGAGGCAAAAACTGGTGTTAAATTTGATTAA